A region of the Carya illinoinensis cultivar Pawnee chromosome 16, C.illinoinensisPawnee_v1, whole genome shotgun sequence genome:
TCTCCTCTTTGTCATTATCATTGGAAGCTTTGAGTCGAATGGTGGAGGctgttgttttgtgtttttgttgtttttttttttttttttttttgggggggggttGAAGATGGTTCCGGTGGGGGAGGTGCAGAATATTAATTGTTTGGCAGAGTTTTTGGGGTGTAAAGTTGCTGCTCTACCAATGAAATATCTTGACCTCCATTGGGTAGAATCAATCTTATTAAAAGTACTCTTTTGAATCTTCCAACTTATTACctttctttatttcctttgcctACAGGGGTGGGAAACcgaattgaaaaattatttcatacattttgGTGGGGTGGAATGGGTGAGGAGACTAAAATCCACCTTGTCAGTTGGAATAGAGTTTGTTCTTCTATTTCAAATAGTGGTTTGGAGGTTCAAAATTTGAGTTGTTTTAGCAAGGCCTTgttggggaaatggttgtggaggtatcaaTTGGAAGGGGAGTCGTTGTGGAAGGAGGTTATAGATCAGAAATATGGATGCGAGTGTTCTAAGGAGGTAGGGGGACCTATGGTGTGAGTctttggaaatttattagaaagGAATGGGAGAATTTTGTTAAACATACAAACTTTGTGGTTGGTGAGGGCTTCAAGGATCCGTTTTTGGTTTGATACTTGGTGTGGTGATCGGGCTCTTTTTAGTGTGtttccaattattttttgtatagcAGCTCATCAGTATGTTTCTGTTTCTGATTTGTTAGTCCATTCTAATGGAACCTTGCAGTGGGATGTTGGTTTTACTAGAGCTGTACAGGATTGGGAACTTGATGAGGTGACTAATTTTTTCAGCTTCCTATATTCCCTGTGGGTTGGGGGTAGTGAGAGGGATAAAATGACATGGAAGCATATGGGTAGCAAAAAGTTCTCGGTACAGTCTCAAGGTATTGACTGTTCAGCTTTGTTCTCCTTTTCCATGGAAGCATATTTGGAGGTCTCGTGTGCCTTCCAAAATTGTGTTTTTCGTATGGACAGCATCGCTTGAAAACATTTTGACAATTGATAATTTGAGAAGCAGGGTTATGGAGtggtgtttcatgtgtaagAAACAAGGGGAATCTGTGGATCATTTACTTATGCACAGTGAGGTGGCAAAGGCATTGTGGGATGGTGTTTTCAGCAGAGTTGGGTTGGTTTGGGTAATGCCGATGAAAGTAGTGGATTTGCTTGCATGCTGGATGGGGCTTCGTAGCTCTAAACAAGTGGCTgcggtgtggaagatggtcccttTGTGTCTCGTGGTGTATTTGGCGGGAAAGGAATGAGCGATGCTTTAATAATAAGGAGCGCACTATGGAGGAAATCTGgaaatcttttatattttctttattgcATTGGTTTTCTGCCATAGGGCTTGACGGAGCTTCAGCTCATGatattctgttttctttttcctctttataGAAAGAaattaggtgttttcttttatatacttcctgtgtacatggacTTTGCCTATTACATTTGTTGagtaaaatttcattttacttataaaaaaaaaaaatgtaataattttaCTCCAATTCTGAATTGATGTGTTCCATAATTCCATTTCTACCCGATGAAACTGTGCAATAATTTTGTGGCATCagaatatgattttataattcGCTATTCTTTAATATCCATTCTCAATTCAAAGCCTTTATCCATATTAATACTTCATTGCAGGAGATAAGATGTTTCATCAATAGCATGGTTAGATATAGAACCACTTCTTCAAAGGCTAAGACTATAAACCAAGTAACAGACCATTTTGACCCAAGACCAAGTGAACTACCTAACACCTCattatctattattttattttgtatcaaTGTATTTGGTTCTAAAGACTCAAAGGTAGTCATAGAACTCTATAATTACTGAGCCATGGGTTTTATTTCATGAATTTCACGAGTTTATGTCTCTGATGTGTGGACTTTGGTGCAATTCAATTAAGATTGCACTCATTAACCAATGTAGCAGTCTACTCAAAGAATTTAGAGTTGCGATTTCCAACGAACCGCAAGCTTTATCTTGGCTCGCACTAAGGGCTCCAAAGCACTACTTAAAGAAACAGAATGATCAAATCTTCGGCAATGTGAAGCATCCGAACAAGTCTCCATCAGAGGAGTGACAGAGTTTGTATGGTGTAGAAGTGGAGAGAAAGTACAATctggaagagaaggaaaagcCTAGTGAATATTGGTCTAGAAAGGGTCACCTGAGGGAGGATCTGTGTCTAGGAGGGGCAAATCAAGGGACCTGATATTAAGAGGGAGACAAATATATGAAGTTTTCCAGCAAATAGCTAACTCAAATAGGAGAAATAACGCCGTTGAGATCCTCCTGCTTGATCCTTTGGCCTCATTTGATCAAACTGTGATTAAGAATCGCATTGTGTAGTACTATCCATATATTTTTCTGAGCAGAGTGCATGGAGGCCCAAATTTGATGGATTTGCACTCAAGTTTTAAGAGGAAGAGGTGGTCACATGGCTTCAGAGACTATTAGGAGAAAGTGAACTTCATGAAATGGTAAAAAGTACGAGTAGTGACAAAGCACCAGGCCTGGATATTTTTATTGTGACTTTCCTTGTAGCTAGTTAGGATGACATTAAAGACATTATGAGGGTATTCCAAGAGTTCCATACCAACAAAGAATTTAAGAAATGGCTTAAGGCCTTCATAGCCCTTTTTCCTAAAAACATTGGAGCAGTGGATGCTAACGAACCCTCCTCATTCAGCAGAGTTATCACTAATTAaccacaaaatattattttgttaatacGTAGAGTAGGGTTGCCAAGAAGATTATTTCAAAaccacaaaatgaatttggcAGAGTTATCTCTAATGATCGCATAGATAGTATGCAGAGTGATTTCTGTTGGTATAAGTTATAACATCAATGTGCTCTTGTATGTCCGTGTGGGCTATTGCCTATTATTATCCATAAAACTTTGTTCACTGATCAAAAATAAAGTTATAACATCAGTGATGGTTGCAAATTACACTTTTTGAAGCCAAACTCAAGGGAAAATCATGGATTTGATAGATAAAGAAACAAGAGTTTACGAAGGATGGGATTTGGAGTGTATGTCTACAGAAGAATATACtagcaaattataaaatatggttGGTTAAATTATGCAAATTCAAAAGTTGGACAGATTGTTAAGAAAGCATTGTCTGGAGCCATATATAAAGGTCCATAGAAAAGTTTGgaaaattgttttatttcttctcCAAATATACTATCTCACCCATCTAGTTCTTCCATTGGGCACAATAACAACTGTCTCTCAATTGTCCACCTCTTTGCAAGTTAGTCtgtgagaagagaaagaaagaagggaacCCATGAGAGAGCCTCCCTATCAAATATAGCCCGTCAAACATCTTTTGGCACgtgtatgagatttttaaatataatcattGGATTCAGGAATAGCTCTTTGCTTCACACTGAATGAGATCCAATTTCACCTACATGGCTAAACCTAACATGCACAGAAAGGGAATGGGTAGCTTGCCATTCAGACATGGCTCTTCCAGATCATATCGTTTTGATTCCTCTTGTGTGCGTGTGagacagagagggagagagaagagtgaATGGAATGAATGAAAAATCATACCCACTTAACTTGGCCTAACTGGACTTAGCATtcattaaatattaacataGAAAAATTGATGAGAAGAAGAGAGGCAAACCTGGCCAAGATCCTCCATTATGGTAACTCCATCTGGTATTCTTGGGATCACAGCCAGTTACAATTCTCCACTCATGACTTTCTATTGCAGGATAAGCTATTTTCAGAGGCATTTCTCCAACCAACTCTTCCCAGCGAGATTCAATAAGATCCATGATAGCCATTGACTGCTCAGGTGTTGCAAGTGAAGATAAGATTGCAATACAATTGCCTAAAGCAAACCATCGAAAGTCCATCCTTGCAGGACTGACATTTCCAATAAAGTAACCACCCCGTGTCGGCATAAATTCAAACACCCAGTCTGGGATTGAATCAGGAATAACATTAAACTTATTTACTGCAGTGTGTGAATACTCCTCAGTCTTGTAACGGTAAATGTCATTTAGCTGCTGGAAGTCAAGCCAAAAGTAACTCCGCATGTGATAACTCAAAGCATTCAAACGCTTAACAATTCGCTCAATAAATTCTTTTCCTTCTGCATCAGGTTTAAGCATTGCCAAAGAACATCTCAATACCATAAAGAAAAGTGCCTGAATTTCAATTGGATAACCATATATTCCCTGCAACAGAGTTCATGCAGGTATTATATATAAGGAAATACTTTTACACAATTTTATAAGAGTTCATACAGACCTCAAAGATCTTGGTGAAGACAATCAGAAGAGCATTACATTAtcagatgaagaaacagaacaAGAGAACAAAAACAGATAACAATTTCATATAAGGTCTTTTGTTGTAAAGGAAacacaaacattaaaaaaagaaaggaatgtagcaaaaagattaaaactttttaattatgtttCTTGAATTATGTTTATTTCTGTCgatgatgggaaagaaagaaactttAGGATCAAAGCTCCTGATGGAAGGTCAAAAAGAGAACATTTCAAGGAACAAGTAATAAAAACCACATAGCAAAACTAGTAGAATAAGCAGCCTGCAAGATGTAAATAATGTTGACTCAACAGTAGAATAAGCAGTCTACTTGTCAGTGTATTGCTGTCATATATCCAATCGCGTTACTTATGAAAAGAATGGGGAGGAGGGGAGAGGCAAAAAAAACTGGCACTTTGTATTTGTAGCTCTGGTTGCGTGCCCATATCTAGTATTCCTTGTACAGTCTTTCAACAGGCTTGCTATTTAAAAGACTGTACGAGGAATTCGCCATGCTGAGAGAAAAAAATGGCAACTTCGTTTGCTTGCAAGTATCTGAGGTTACAAACCCTATTTAGCATAGAAGTGGAGTGAATGATATAAACAAGCCAGCTTCTTCATTGAACAAAGATATAAAAGGACAGCTAAATTACAATGAGGGATTGACCCCTACAGAGCACAAAAGGAAGATGCAAAAATGTTGGTGGTCATTTAATTAGCAATACTAAACTGGAAATATCCTTGGCATACTTGAGAAATCAAATAAACGTAAATAAATAGAAGAAATTATTTGAATCTCCATGTAACACCCACAAAACTGACTAAAGCACACCAAAAAGTTACGAAAGTATGCACAGAACAAGGAGAATATTGAGTAATCCATTCATAGAAGGCTATAAGCTAATCAACACAGAAAGAAATCTGTCAGGTGCCCTTCCAATTAAGAATTTGTTCAGGGTCCCCTGGTTTCTACAAACAAATGATAACTCTGTTGCAACAACTAGAAAGAAGAATTgctaattatgaaaatatcatcTTATGCTTAATAGAATATTTCAAAACACCTAATCTTTGTTTTGCtgtataccttttttttttcttttttcttttttttttcttttttgcagtATATTTCAGCACTGCCAAAGAACATAAATTCaaagaaattgaaagaaaatagcTGTCATCATTACTAACCATGAAGGAACGACGTAATCTGATGAGGCCACCATATGTAGACCCCATTCCACATAAcccaaaagataaataaataaaagacttAAGTCATCCAGCTAATACTTCACTGGCTCAGTCACTCTGCTTCTAAAAAATATACCCCAAGTGTTGACTAAGACATTTAGTGAGTGAAATTGCTTTCCCTGGAAACTCCTATGATGATAGTAAGTCACGTGATATTTCATACGAATCACCAAAAAGTTTTGTAAACGAACAGCTAATGAACATCAGGATTATATCTGaacaaaaagtattataaagacAGCTTACCATTCTTCGGTCAATCATACAGCATCCATCTGCACAAAGCAGAGTTGGAAATGTATCAAACCCCTCTGACAGACATAGACTCAAAATAAGCCTCATCCCCTTTTGACAATCTGGCGTTTCTGCAAGTGATAGATCCCCTGTAGACTTTGTATATGCTCGGAGAAGAATAATCCACCAAAATCCAGAGTCAACAGGAGCAACTCTCCCAATAGCACTTTCACCAAAATCTGCAACTAGAGTATCCGCTTTTCGAATAGGATCATGACGAACTTTGAAGCTTGCTGGCATTGCACCTTCCCCAAGTTTAAATCGGTCGACTCTTTTCTCCCATGATTGAAGGCACAGAGTCTTCAAGAGAAAGTTCTTCACTATGTCAGGCTCGCCATTCATCAGGAAAGCAAGGGCACTAGGTACAAAATCTCGTACAAAAACCTGAAAACAAATATCAAATCAGATTCACAAGACATATAGTTGATAATGAGAAACTCAGAGACAGTTCGAGTGCAAAATGTCTTCTACTCAATTAAACCCTGGACCACAGAATGCACCAACAACACACTGATCGGGTAAAAGATTCACAAGACATGAATAGGTCATAACATATAACACAGTCATAGCCTCTCATCATTAACACAAAAGTCTAGCTAATCAATTTTTGAATGATTCCTTTAATGGAgatcaaattttcaattttatataataaatggaTCATCATTTTTTTCTGACAAGTGTATCCAAGACTTCTTTTATGTCAAGGAACgccaaagaaaattttttttacccAGTTAAACCCTGAACCCACCTAATTTGCCCACATTGCACAGATCAAGTAAATCATTGAGTTTTCAATGTTGGAATGCAGTCcctaaaaattgtttgcacccttggaattgaaccttagacctaggagAGCATACCCCAAAAACCAAGGTCCTTACCACTCGAGCCAACTCTTATGAATTTCCAAGACTATTTTCTCCAACTAAAACCCCTGTGGTGGTCTCAAAAGGATTGTTGCCACAAGTAACTTTTGGAACACTTAGTTCTACCATGCAACGTGTTTTAGGCTTGAATTAGCATTTAAGCTCCCACTTGTGTTGAAAAGATCTCCACTATTGGTTGTGaaattttgatcaattacatcCTTTCCAATCGCAATCAACCTCCCCTAAGTTTATAAGGagatctgcattctccagtaccATTAATCAAACTTTTAAGTGGGTTTTAATACCGAATccaatgtttttaattttataagtcctgtgtacatgggctaagCCTATTGAGATGAAGGGTAGTTTCTGGATTGAAGCTAAGTTTTTCGAATTTAGTAGGAAAGGTGGCAACTTTTTTCTGCATCTCTAACAAGAGTAGGAAGTTGATGAAGACTCTTTATCTCAGTGGAGGTATGGTTCTTTGGATGGCTAAGGTCGTGGAGGATTGTTTGAGACATTCAGAAAAAAGAGAACCTTAACAGACTAGAAGAGAAGGAAATAGAGTTTTCTTGGTCCAAAGGTGCAAAAATTCGTATGGTAGGTTTGTGAAGTTGATTGAGTTTGGCACTGGTAAGGGGCAGGGTATCCTTGTGATTCCTAAAGGGTGGAAAGGGAGTAGGTGGGCTGCTTCTGTGAGGAAAATGAGAGAGTTAGTTGATTCAAATTCCTCTGTCTCAGCTTCTTCAGATACGTCTTT
Encoded here:
- the LOC122299222 gene encoding probable alkaline/neutral invertase D, with protein sequence MEGMGLRNVSSHCSISEMDDYDLSRLLGKPRLNIERQRSFDERSLSELSIGLTRCGLDNFESTYSPGGRSGFDTPVSSTRNSFEPHPMVADAWEALRRSLVYFRGQPVGTIAAVDHASEEVLNYDQVFVRDFVPSALAFLMNGEPDIVKNFLLKTLCLQSWEKRVDRFKLGEGAMPASFKVRHDPIRKADTLVADFGESAIGRVAPVDSGFWWIILLRAYTKSTGDLSLAETPDCQKGMRLILSLCLSEGFDTFPTLLCADGCCMIDRRMGIYGYPIEIQALFFMVLRCSLAMLKPDAEGKEFIERIVKRLNALSYHMRSYFWLDFQQLNDIYRYKTEEYSHTAVNKFNVIPDSIPDWVFEFMPTRGGYFIGNVSPARMDFRWFALGNCIAILSSLATPEQSMAIMDLIESRWEELVGEMPLKIAYPAIESHEWRIVTGCDPKNTRWSYHNGGSWPVLLWLLTAACIKTGRPQIARRAIELAESRLLKDSWPEYYDGKNGRYIGKQARKYQTWSIAGYLVAKMLLEDPSHLGMISLEEDKQMKHVLKRSSSWTF